CATCAAAATTCCCAGAAGTCTGTTATCTACTACTACAGTTTGCTCTTCTGATTTGGGGTGTTCGCCTCGTAACCTTAAAAGTTCCATGTCATTAAGGGTATTGTGGTCTTGGGTGAGAGGAAGAGAAGACCATGTTCCATCTTCTTCCTGAACCCCTAAGATCGTTCGGCAGTCCCCAGCATTGGCTACATGCAAGTGAATGTTGTCAATATGGGCAACACAAGCAGTTGCCCCCGAGAAAGCAACCTGAAGGGCAAGATTTCTAATCAAGTCATTCTTCATGGGAACTTGCCCTTCTAGTGAGATATCAGAGTCTAGCTTCTTGAACGAATAAGCCAGAGCATCCTCTACACTCAGTCCCATCTCATTATCAAGCTCTATTAGCTCCTGCCAATAAACCCGAAGGTGGTCCACATAGAGTGAAGCTACTTCTCTATAGGTGTAATCATTTCGATGTTTGTGCCACTGTAGAATTGGCAACACAGGTTTCATATGCTCCATAGCAAACTCAACCTCTTCTAACATTTGCTGAGGCATTAGAGAAATGGCAATGTAATAGAAGAGCCTTTCACTTATTGACTGAGCACAGGCATGTCCCGCGTGACCATCAAAGACACCAAAGAGCAGCCCTTTGGTCTGCAAACAGGTAGCCGCACTTCTACGGTCCTCATTGGGAGTGTTTGCTCCTAACTGGTTGCTTTCAAACTTCAAAATTGAACTGGAATTTCTTCCATCAAACTCAGGGATTTTGTAGGACTGCTCGTTAGCCCTCAAGAGATAGTTTATATGTGATGGAGCCAATTGAAAATGGAAGTCTTCTTCCGTGGAGGTGTGTCTGAAGGCTTTCTTTATAGGAAGAACTTTTTCTGTTCCTGCATAATCTAGCAGAATTGGTGTACATGGTGGCCTGGAAAACGCCATCCTGTTTCGGACTGTGATATATCCAGAGTACCAGCGTCTCTTCCCTTGCAGTGTAACAAAACCATTTCTTGCAGAATTTAAAACCCAGCAGGATACAGTACTTGACATCATAAGAATTCAAAATGCTGATGAGTTTTTGGCTGTTCCTTCACGTGCACGGAAGACTTCTAAAAACTTGTTAATTCTACACCAAGCTATCTACGTCTACACCCTTTAGAATGTTTTGGGTGTCAGATATTCAGCCAAGGGTTTCCAAGTTTTATTCATCTCCATTCTCCTTTTTTCTGAAGACTCTTGACAGCTTGTATATTCCAATGTATACAATCGTATCAACAATTTAAACCAGAGCTCATATTTTGGACCTTCTGAGGATACCCAACATGCTAATATGGATTTTTTCCCCGTCATGCTCACCTTTTGTATAAACTTTaacccatatttatttatgttatgaGCAGGTGTCTTGCTTATCCCAAAGAGCCATAACATAGGATCTATAGGCAATTGTACAGATAATAACTTATTACACATAGTGATAAGGTGTTCCCAGAAACTATTGATCACTTCACATGTCCAAAAATTGTGATTAAATGATCCTTCAGCACCTTTACATTTAAGACACTCTGAGGAGGTTGTTATGCCGGCTATGTGGGCTACATCTGCCGCCAAATAGAACCGCCTTAGAAACTTGTATTGTAGTTCCCTATATAGTATGTTTTCAGACCACTCAGGTAACTCTACAAAGCAGCGTCTATATTCTTGATCCGTCAGTTGGAAGTCCGACCATTGTTGCCACATTGAAAATACCTTCTCAAATGTGTCTTGCGCAATAGTGTTATGTAATACTTTGCTATAAGTGGCGATCAtgggtttttttaaatgattaGCGAACACAATACTGTGTAAGGACCAAAATGGTTTGCTGATATTCATGTATTTTCCATGGACGTGTAGAAAGTTCCACAACTGCGCATAAGCAAAATAGTCCGTGGAGGATAACATATATATCTTTTGTAATTCAGAAAATGTATAGGGGTCCCCCGTCTCTTTAGAGAAACACTGGTATATCCACACCAGCCCTTTAGTTTTCCATCTATGAAATACGGACTTCGAAGCCGCTGGAGGGAAGATATCATGATCACAAATCGACAGAAATGCATTGAGTGAAGTAGGCAGCCGCACCCGCGTACAAAGAAAAGCCCATGCCTTCCGACAGGCCTGTATTAGGGGTTGCGAGCCAACTAGTGGCAAGAGAGAAGCTCTCGAAATATGTAGCAAAGGATTTAGAGACTTTAACCCCCACCAGACCTTCAGGAGATTTTGGGGTGTATAATACGAGAGATCACCCACTATGTCTGTGATATGTCTCAGAAGACATGTTAGATTATACCAACGGATATTTGGACAACCTAAGCCTCCTATTGCCTGAGATTGCATTAATACATGCAGGGAGATGCGTGCCCGGCGTCCATTCCAAATGAATTTCCTAAAAGTAGCGTGTACCGCTCTGCAGTCCTTTCGGCTAACCCATAGGGAGGACATCTGCAATATATATAACCATCGTGGCAGGATTAACATTTTAAGTATCTGTATTCTGCCTGTTATAGAAAGCGGCAAACCTTGCCATTTCTGAAGTTTGTGCGCTGTATCCTGTAACAGGGGGTCTATATTGATTCTGTAGAAATCATTGATATCTGGGGGTATCTTAACACCTAGATACTTCATTGCAGTAGACACCCACTTCAAGGGGAATGGACCCTGCCAAGTCAATTTTACCCACCCCCCTACATCTAGGGCCTCGGATTTATCTTTGTTTATGCGCAGTCCTGCAAATCTGCCATACTCCTCTTGGAGAGCTAACAAGGGTTGTAATGAGTTTTGGGGATTCGTAAGATAGattaaaatgtcatctgcaaaggctGCGATTTTAAATGCATGAGG
This genomic interval from Rhinatrema bivittatum chromosome 4, aRhiBiv1.1, whole genome shotgun sequence contains the following:
- the LOC115089108 gene encoding pyruvate dehydrogenase [acetyl-transferring]-phosphatase 2, mitochondrial-like; translated protein: MMSSTVSCWVLNSARNGFVTLQGKRRWYSGYITVRNRMAFSRPPCTPILLDYAGTEKVLPIKKAFRHTSTEEDFHFQLAPSHINYLLRANEQSYKIPEFDGRNSSSILKFESNQLGANTPNEDRRSAATCLQTKGLLFGVFDGHAGHACAQSISERLFYYIAISLMPQQMLEEVEFAMEHMKPVLPILQWHKHRNDYTYREVASLYVDHLRVYWQELIELDNEMGLSVEDALAYSFKKLDSDISLEGQVPMKNDLIRNLALQVAFSGATACVAHIDNIHLHVANAGDCRTILGVQEEDGTWSSLPLTQDHNTLNDMELLRLRGEHPKSEEQTVVVDNRLLGILMPVRAFGDVRFKWSKELQQSILENACDIEALNIYQYTPQNYHTPPYLTAEPEIRYHKLRSQDKFLVIASDGLWDMLDNEEVIRLVAEHLSSINLEELEPELTIEKRSLGYMQNLLLKRRVRGVQTYDQNRATHLIRHALGNNKHGAIEQEKLSAMLSLPDDLARMYRDDITVTVIYFNSNNVEMYSKEK